Proteins co-encoded in one Candidatus Omnitrophota bacterium genomic window:
- a CDS encoding thymidylate synthase: MTEEFLKPVFIDAFDLDDAWFQCLSTILDKGHVYTITRGSYEGQKRLEFDFISIRVRKPSHQIIPIIPEGMSIPAPTDMDYIQGYLSYLLTGAKTETEDYTYGERLVDPKVKIIDSREGRELIRELPLNVNQIEEVIKMYKEKGFGTNQAVMEIGMPSDIKLIDPPCLRLIDTRVRYNKLHFILYFRSWDLWGGFPSNLGGLQLVKQYMAEEIGVEDGEIIAVSKGLHLYDYVWDLAKLRTNKIKDLN, from the coding sequence GTGACTGAAGAATTCTTAAAACCGGTTTTTATAGATGCCTTTGACCTAGACGACGCTTGGTTTCAATGCTTATCAACAATATTAGACAAAGGCCACGTCTATACGATAACCCGCGGAAGCTATGAAGGACAAAAACGCTTGGAATTCGATTTTATTTCAATAAGAGTACGTAAGCCGTCTCATCAGATAATACCAATAATCCCCGAAGGCATGAGCATTCCTGCGCCAACAGATATGGATTATATCCAAGGGTACCTAAGCTATTTGCTTACCGGGGCAAAGACCGAAACTGAAGATTATACTTACGGAGAAAGGCTTGTTGACCCAAAAGTTAAAATTATAGACAGCCGAGAGGGCAGAGAATTAATCCGTGAATTGCCTTTAAACGTCAATCAGATAGAAGAAGTAATCAAAATGTACAAAGAGAAAGGATTTGGCACAAATCAAGCAGTTATGGAAATTGGTATGCCTTCGGATATTAAATTAATTGACCCTCCCTGCTTAAGATTAATCGATACGCGAGTGCGTTACAACAAATTGCATTTCATACTTTATTTTCGTTCCTGGGATCTCTGGGGAGGATTTCCTTCTAACTTGGGAGGCTTGCAACTGGTAAAACAATATATGGCTGAGGAAATTGGAGTAGAAGACGGAGAAATCATTGCCGTAAGCAAGGGGCTACACCTCTATGATTATGTCTGGGATTTAGCAAAACTAAGGACTAATAAAATTAAGGATTTAAACTAG
- a CDS encoding NAD(P)-dependent glycerol-3-phosphate dehydrogenase, translating into MNKMRIGILGDGGWGSTLAILLANKGYLVTLWGAFENYTLQMAKTRFNPKFLPGIKIPEEIKITSNIKSAITDKEIVVLAIPSQYTRSVLKRIRGGFSKNTIFLSVTKGIEIKSSERISEVIHAELGPVKLAVLSGPTIAQEVAKGIPTTAVAASINKEIRKTIQAVFNTEKFRVYTNSDVIGVELGGSLKNVIAIACGVSDGLGFGTNTKAAILTRGLAEISRLGKAMGAKLETFSGISGLGDLVTTCISKQSRNRMVGELIGKGKSLKEIRQHMQMVAEGVPTAKSAYALSKKYKTEMPITTEVYRLLYKNKSPRQAVKDLMTRKSKEE; encoded by the coding sequence ATGAATAAAATGCGTATTGGTATATTAGGAGATGGAGGATGGGGCAGTACTTTAGCAATTCTACTTGCTAATAAAGGATATCTTGTTACTCTCTGGGGAGCCTTTGAGAATTACACTTTACAAATGGCCAAAACCAGATTTAATCCAAAATTTTTACCCGGGATAAAAATACCGGAAGAGATTAAAATAACCAGTAATATAAAATCAGCTATTACTGATAAAGAAATTGTTGTGCTTGCGATTCCTTCACAATACACCAGGTCGGTATTAAAAAGAATTAGGGGTGGCTTCTCCAAAAATACTATTTTTTTAAGTGTTACCAAAGGTATTGAAATTAAATCCTCTGAGAGAATTTCAGAGGTCATCCATGCAGAACTTGGCCCGGTAAAATTGGCTGTATTGAGCGGGCCTACTATTGCCCAGGAGGTAGCAAAAGGAATTCCTACTACCGCAGTAGCTGCTTCTATCAATAAAGAAATACGCAAAACCATTCAAGCTGTTTTTAATACAGAGAAATTTCGTGTTTATACAAATTCCGATGTTATCGGTGTAGAGCTTGGAGGTAGCTTAAAAAATGTAATTGCCATTGCCTGTGGTGTTTCTGATGGTTTGGGATTTGGCACCAATACTAAAGCAGCAATTCTTACTCGTGGACTTGCTGAGATTTCCAGATTAGGCAAGGCAATGGGGGCAAAATTAGAAACTTTTAGCGGGATAAGCGGCTTAGGAGACTTAGTTACAACTTGTATAAGTAAACAAAGCCGTAACCGCATGGTTGGTGAACTGATTGGAAAAGGCAAAAGCTTGAAAGAAATTCGCCAGCATATGCAGATGGTTGCCGAAGGAGTACCAACAGCTAAATCCGCTTATGCTTTAAGTAAAAAATATAAAACAGAGATGCCGATAACAACAGAAGTATACCGTTTACTTTACAAGAATAAATCTCCTCGGCAAGCGGTAAAAGATTTAATGACAAGAAAGAGCAAAGAAGAATAA
- a CDS encoding PilZ domain-containing protein: MVKKYDGTERRKYPRADGRFIVSYRVIPNNSNTDISQTKNLSLGGMLLTTNCQFSIGTNLALEIRLPFDPNPIMIIAKVLESREITKNIIYDTRLAFMAVDEKHRSIIGETVNYYLKKG; the protein is encoded by the coding sequence ATGGTAAAAAAATATGATGGAACAGAAAGAAGAAAATATCCGCGCGCAGACGGCAGGTTTATTGTGTCTTACAGGGTTATTCCGAATAACTCTAATACTGACATATCCCAGACTAAAAACTTGAGCCTTGGCGGAATGCTTCTGACCACCAACTGTCAGTTTTCTATAGGGACAAATTTGGCACTTGAGATCCGTCTGCCTTTTGATCCTAATCCGATTATGATTATCGCTAAAGTTCTTGAATCAAGAGAAATTACTAAAAATATAATTTACGATACACGTCTTGCTTTTATGGCGGTAGATGAAAAACACCGTTCCATAATTGGAGAAACTGTTAATTATTATCTAAAAAAAGGTTAA
- a CDS encoding homoserine dehydrogenase, giving the protein MRKINIGIIGFGNIGSGVVKILQQRKNLLAQKIGIEIIIKKICDKDISTKRDVVVDKKLFTHNAFEVIDDPQIDIIVELMGGINPAREFILAALKKGKHVVTANKALLAEHGFELFSEAAERGKNIYFEASVGAGIPIIKSIKEGLVVNKFNCIFGIVNGTSNYVLTQMSKEGCSFTNAINQAKTKGFAEKDPTLDIEGIDSAHKLVLLTYLAYGRIVKIKDIFIEGISQISSADIAYAKDLGYEIKLLAIAKKEADELEVRVHPTFLPAKHLLSSVNGVFNAIYVSSDLAGDLMFYGPGAGQFPAASAVVSDIVDLTQDIKAGLFRPTLNSIQDISIKNLRKIDEFENKYYIRITAIDKPGVLAKISGILAKFGISIASVTQKEKLRTQVVPVVMVTHEVKEKNLRSALKMIDRLADIKEKSVAIRIEGV; this is encoded by the coding sequence ATGAGAAAAATCAATATTGGTATAATCGGTTTCGGTAATATTGGCTCTGGTGTGGTAAAAATCCTGCAGCAGAGAAAAAACCTGTTAGCTCAAAAAATAGGAATTGAAATAATAATCAAAAAAATATGTGACAAAGATATCTCAACAAAAAGGGATGTTGTGGTCGATAAAAAACTATTTACCCATAATGCCTTTGAGGTAATTGACGACCCGCAAATCGATATTATCGTTGAATTAATGGGAGGAATTAATCCAGCTAGAGAATTTATTTTAGCTGCTTTAAAAAAAGGTAAACATGTAGTTACCGCAAATAAGGCTTTACTTGCTGAGCATGGTTTTGAACTATTCAGCGAGGCCGCAGAACGAGGCAAAAATATCTACTTTGAAGCTTCTGTAGGAGCAGGTATACCCATCATAAAATCAATAAAAGAGGGGCTTGTGGTTAATAAATTCAATTGTATTTTTGGCATTGTAAATGGCACATCTAACTATGTACTCACTCAGATGTCTAAAGAAGGCTGTTCTTTTACCAATGCAATTAACCAGGCTAAAACAAAAGGTTTTGCCGAAAAAGACCCTACGCTGGATATTGAAGGAATTGATTCAGCGCATAAACTGGTTTTACTTACTTATCTGGCTTATGGCCGGATCGTAAAAATAAAAGACATCTTTATCGAGGGTATTTCTCAAATATCTTCCGCTGATATTGCCTACGCTAAAGATTTAGGATATGAAATAAAATTGCTGGCCATCGCTAAAAAAGAAGCCGATGAATTAGAAGTTAGAGTACATCCAACATTTTTACCCGCTAAACATTTACTCTCATCCGTTAATGGAGTTTTCAATGCCATTTATGTTTCAAGCGATTTGGCAGGAGATCTTATGTTCTATGGCCCCGGTGCAGGACAATTCCCGGCAGCCTCAGCGGTAGTTTCCGATATCGTGGATCTTACCCAAGATATTAAAGCAGGCTTATTTAGGCCAACTTTGAATTCAATCCAGGATATTTCAATTAAAAACTTGCGTAAAATAGATGAATTTGAAAATAAATACTATATCCGCATTACTGCAATAGATAAGCCGGGAGTTTTGGCTAAGATATCGGGCATCCTGGCAAAATTTGGTATCAGTATTGCTTCAGTGACCCAAAAAGAAAAATTAAGGACTCAAGTTGTGCCGGTGGTTATGGTAACTCATGAAGTAAAAGAAAAAAATCTGCGTAGTGCACTTAAAATGATTGATCGATTGGCAGATATCAAAGAAAAATCCGTTGCAATAAGGATTGAAGGTGTATAA
- the thrC gene encoding threonine synthase, which produces MSRQNYRGIIQKYKKFLPVSNKTPVITLNEGSTPLIYAKYLSKLVGDHVEVYLKYEGSNPTGSFKDRGMTLAISKACEENATAVMCASTGNTSASAAAYAACAGIKCIVLIPSGAIALGKLSQALIHGAKVLAIKGNFDAALDLAREITKQYPIVLVNSLNPYRIQGQKTASFEICDYLGDAPDFQIIPVGNAGNITAYWKGYKEYKDQGLSKKLPVMLGFQAAGAAPIVKRKPIKNPQTLATAIRIGNPASWKNAEQARDESGGLIDMVSDKQIVAAYKILAEKEGVFAEPASAASIAGLFKLIKNGYFKHSLAKHQKIRIACILTGHGLKDPERAIKTVRPPKLMRADLKAIIKEIGY; this is translated from the coding sequence ATGAGCAGGCAAAATTATAGAGGGATAATCCAAAAGTACAAAAAGTTTTTACCGGTAAGCAACAAAACCCCGGTAATAACCTTAAACGAAGGCAGTACTCCATTAATTTATGCTAAATATCTAAGTAAGCTAGTAGGAGATCATGTAGAAGTCTACTTAAAATATGAAGGTTCCAACCCTACAGGATCATTTAAAGACCGCGGAATGACTTTGGCTATCTCAAAGGCCTGTGAAGAAAATGCTACTGCGGTTATGTGCGCTTCTACTGGGAATACATCCGCCTCTGCAGCTGCCTATGCCGCTTGTGCCGGGATAAAATGCATTGTTCTCATCCCAAGCGGCGCAATCGCATTGGGCAAACTCAGCCAAGCGTTAATTCATGGGGCAAAAGTTTTAGCAATTAAAGGAAATTTTGATGCGGCATTAGATCTGGCCAGGGAAATTACTAAACAATACCCAATAGTATTAGTAAATTCCTTAAATCCATACCGCATCCAAGGGCAAAAAACTGCCAGTTTTGAAATATGCGACTATCTTGGTGATGCTCCAGATTTCCAAATCATACCAGTAGGCAATGCAGGCAATATTACCGCTTATTGGAAAGGATATAAAGAATACAAAGATCAAGGCTTAAGTAAAAAACTGCCAGTTATGCTAGGTTTTCAAGCAGCAGGAGCTGCGCCCATTGTCAAAAGAAAACCGATTAAGAATCCGCAGACTTTGGCTACAGCAATCCGTATTGGAAACCCTGCAAGCTGGAAAAATGCAGAGCAAGCCCGTGATGAATCCGGCGGATTAATTGACATGGTTTCAGATAAACAAATAGTTGCGGCCTATAAAATATTGGCTGAGAAAGAAGGAGTATTTGCTGAACCGGCTTCTGCCGCTTCAATTGCCGGGCTTTTCAAATTAATAAAAAATGGTTATTTTAAACACAGCTTAGCTAAGCATCAAAAAATTCGTATTGCCTGTATTCTAACAGGACATGGCCTAAAAGACCCTGAAAGGGCAATTAAAACAGTTAGACCTCCTAAGCTTATGCGTGCAGATTTAAAAGCTATAATTAAAGAAATTGGTTACTAA
- a CDS encoding phosphopantothenoylcysteine decarboxylase: MVTNKKILITAGPTWVAIDKTRVISNIASGQTGFILAEKLKKLGVKVTLLLGPGNFYGCQTGIRVIRFKYFSELAQLMDRELRNGKFTAVIHTAAVSDYRTKKIIQCKVSSLRKSWKLNLVPTEKLINNLKIYQPQLFTVGFKFEPNTNKNKLIEKGRILQEQANLNLVVANSDKNSGYQAYILDKQDNYGPFLTKTKMAIYLSNLIKNKLLVKNQRQP; encoded by the coding sequence TTGGTTACTAATAAAAAAATTCTTATCACAGCCGGACCAACATGGGTTGCTATAGACAAAACCAGAGTAATCAGTAATATTGCCTCCGGCCAAACTGGATTTATTTTGGCTGAGAAATTAAAAAAGCTTGGCGTTAAAGTTACATTGCTATTGGGCCCAGGAAATTTTTACGGTTGTCAAACCGGCATAAGAGTAATAAGATTCAAATATTTTTCTGAATTGGCACAGCTCATGGATAGAGAGCTAAGGAATGGAAAATTTACGGCGGTTATTCATACTGCGGCGGTTTCAGATTATCGGACTAAAAAAATAATCCAATGCAAAGTCAGCTCGCTTCGTAAAAGTTGGAAGCTAAATTTAGTTCCAACAGAAAAACTGATCAACAACTTAAAAATTTATCAACCACAATTATTTACGGTAGGCTTTAAATTTGAACCAAATACAAATAAAAATAAATTAATAGAAAAGGGCAGAATCTTGCAGGAGCAGGCAAATTTAAACCTGGTAGTGGCAAATTCTGACAAAAATAGTGGTTACCAAGCTTACATTTTAGACAAACAGGATAATTATGGCCCTTTCTTAACTAAAACAAAGATGGCAATTTATTTATCCAACTTGATAAAGAATAAATTACTAGTTAAGAATCAACGCCAACCTTAG
- a CDS encoding LemA family protein, with protein sequence MKKIPINFATVTITIVVLFITIYLAIVLMHSAVAANWTKLENQLQRRNEIILNLTNNVKGYALQEKATFEDINHARLQWEKATSAEEKIRSLPDIDRGLAKLLLASKNYPDLKTDQTFLSLTNKLSNVENNIAIERPRYNRIAKIYNIIAKNFPGNLIRGTLGYKTAGEYFKAKEKHK encoded by the coding sequence ATGAAAAAAATACCTATTAATTTCGCAACTGTAACAATAACTATAGTTGTATTATTTATCACTATCTATTTAGCAATTGTTTTAATGCATAGTGCAGTTGCTGCTAACTGGACAAAATTAGAGAACCAGCTACAGAGGAGAAATGAGATTATCCTTAACTTGACAAATAACGTAAAAGGTTACGCGCTACAAGAAAAGGCTACTTTTGAAGATATTAACCATGCGCGCTTGCAATGGGAAAAAGCTACTTCTGCGGAAGAAAAAATCAGATCACTACCTGATATTGACCGTGGATTAGCAAAGTTACTTTTAGCATCTAAAAATTATCCTGACCTAAAAACGGATCAAACTTTTCTTAGCCTTACGAATAAGCTATCAAATGTAGAAAATAATATCGCAATTGAAAGGCCACGCTATAATCGAATCGCAAAAATTTATAATATTATAGCAAAAAACTTTCCAGGAAATCTCATTAGAGGAACACTCGGTTACAAAACAGCCGGTGAATATTTTAAAGCGAAAGAGAAACATAAATAA
- a CDS encoding cofactor-independent phosphoglycerate mutase: MTKYIVLVADGMADYPIEELGMRTPLEAARTPNMDFIAKHGILGLAKTIPEKMTPASDVANLSILGYDPQKYYSGRGPLEAANLGIELEDDDVAFRCNLITASGDTLLDYSAGHIKSTEAEKLIKILDQKLGTNKIRFFNGISYRHLLLVKRGSDLKLQDLKCLPPHDIAGQSINRNFPKGDNAQLIIKLMQDSRQILEEHEINHVRLDLKENPANMIWLWGQGKKPAIPKFIDKFGLSGSVISAVDLIKGLGRILGLEVIDVPGATGYYDTNYQGKADAAVASLEKNNFVFVHVEAPDEAGHNGDLREKLTAIERFDQIIVGSLLEYCKNKNDFRIMVLPDHATPVSLKTHTPDAIPFEIYGKDIPAGNFLNYSEKEAQKSQLYFEHGFQLMEHLISSTPRL; the protein is encoded by the coding sequence ATGACAAAATACATCGTGCTAGTTGCTGATGGCATGGCAGATTACCCCATAGAGGAACTAGGTATGCGCACGCCTTTAGAAGCCGCACGCACACCAAATATGGATTTTATCGCCAAACACGGCATACTGGGGCTTGCTAAAACTATCCCAGAAAAAATGACTCCGGCTTCCGATGTTGCCAATCTTTCTATTCTAGGATATGACCCGCAAAAATATTATTCCGGAAGAGGCCCGCTGGAAGCAGCAAATTTGGGTATTGAGTTAGAAGATGATGACGTTGCTTTCCGCTGTAACTTGATTACAGCATCCGGTGACACCTTACTTGATTACAGCGCCGGACACATTAAATCGACAGAAGCTGAAAAACTAATTAAGATTCTCGATCAAAAATTAGGTACTAACAAAATACGCTTTTTTAACGGGATAAGCTATCGGCATTTACTTTTAGTTAAACGCGGTTCCGATTTAAAACTACAAGATTTAAAATGCCTGCCTCCACATGATATCGCAGGACAAAGCATAAACAGAAACTTCCCTAAAGGAGATAATGCACAGCTAATTATTAAACTTATGCAGGATTCCCGGCAGATACTGGAAGAGCACGAGATCAATCACGTACGACTGGATTTAAAAGAGAACCCGGCAAATATGATCTGGTTATGGGGCCAAGGTAAGAAACCGGCTATACCTAAATTCATTGATAAATTCGGCCTGTCGGGAAGCGTAATTTCAGCTGTAGATTTAATCAAAGGATTAGGGCGTATATTAGGGCTCGAAGTCATCGATGTCCCGGGTGCCACTGGTTATTATGATACCAACTACCAAGGGAAAGCTGATGCTGCAGTTGCCTCTTTAGAGAAAAATAACTTTGTTTTTGTCCATGTAGAAGCTCCGGATGAAGCAGGACATAATGGAGACTTAAGGGAAAAACTTACGGCAATAGAGAGATTTGATCAAATAATAGTAGGATCGCTCCTGGAGTATTGTAAAAATAAAAATGATTTCCGGATCATGGTTTTGCCGGACCATGCCACTCCGGTTTCTCTTAAGACACATACCCCAGATGCAATCCCATTTGAAATCTACGGTAAGGATATTCCCGCAGGAAATTTTCTTAATTACAGTGAAAAGGAAGCGCAGAAATCCCAGCTTTATTTTGAACATGGATTTCAACTTATGGAACATCTTATTTCCAGCACCCCGCGCTTATAA
- a CDS encoding aspartate kinase produces MHKGLVVQKYGGSSVANVERIQKVAQRVVDYSKKGYQLVVVVSALGDTTDELIELADKINPKPSEREMDMLLSTGEQISVALLAMAIHKLKSQAISFTGSQVGIITDTSHTRARIQKINGDKIKEELKKGNIVIVAGFQGVTLNQDITTLGRGGSDLTAVALAKELGADSCEIYTDVEGIYTTDPRIEPHAKKIKEITYDEMLEMASLGAQVMQARSIEVAKKFDVPLHVRSSFSNNSGTMIIKEVKNMEDVVVSGITLNKNDAKITLCEVPDKPGVAVKLFKDLATAGVSVDMIVQNVSHTRQTDISFTIAKIDSSKAGRITKAVAKKIGAGEVLLDEDIARVSIVGVGMKSHHGVAAKMFGVLADNKINIEMISTSDISISCIIKKKNAEIAVKKLHEEFGLNK; encoded by the coding sequence ATGCATAAAGGTTTAGTTGTGCAAAAATACGGCGGTTCATCTGTAGCTAATGTCGAGCGTATTCAAAAAGTCGCTCAAAGAGTAGTTGACTACAGTAAAAAAGGATACCAGCTAGTAGTTGTGGTTTCAGCCTTAGGTGACACTACCGATGAATTAATTGAACTGGCAGATAAAATTAACCCTAAGCCCTCAGAGAGAGAAATGGACATGCTATTGTCAACCGGAGAACAAATTTCTGTTGCTCTCTTAGCCATGGCTATCCACAAACTAAAATCTCAAGCAATCTCATTCACCGGTTCTCAGGTCGGTATTATTACCGATACCAGTCATACACGAGCCAGAATCCAAAAAATAAACGGCGATAAAATTAAAGAAGAACTAAAAAAAGGAAACATTGTTATCGTAGCGGGCTTTCAGGGAGTGACTCTAAACCAGGATATTACTACTTTAGGCCGCGGCGGATCAGACTTAACTGCAGTTGCCCTTGCCAAAGAACTCGGAGCAGATTCCTGTGAAATCTATACGGATGTAGAGGGTATCTATACCACAGACCCACGAATTGAGCCTCATGCAAAAAAAATCAAAGAGATTACTTATGATGAAATGCTTGAGATGGCCTCATTAGGCGCCCAGGTAATGCAAGCCCGTTCTATTGAAGTAGCAAAAAAATTCGATGTACCATTGCATGTGCGTTCATCATTTAGCAATAACAGCGGAACGATGATTATTAAGGAGGTAAAAAATATGGAAGATGTAGTAGTTAGCGGCATAACTTTAAATAAAAATGATGCAAAAATCACTCTTTGCGAGGTTCCTGATAAACCGGGGGTAGCGGTCAAATTATTCAAAGATCTGGCAACTGCCGGAGTCAGCGTTGACATGATCGTGCAAAACGTAAGCCATACACGTCAAACAGATATATCTTTTACTATTGCAAAAATCGATTCTAGTAAAGCCGGCCGCATTACTAAAGCCGTAGCAAAAAAAATTGGCGCAGGAGAAGTTTTGCTTGACGAAGACATTGCCCGCGTTTCTATCGTAGGTGTAGGAATGAAATCGCACCATGGCGTTGCAGCCAAAATGTTTGGTGTTTTAGCAGATAATAAAATTAATATCGAAATGATCTCTACCTCCGATATCAGTATATCCTGTATCATCAAGAAGAAAAATGCAGAGATTGCGGTAAAAAAATTACATGAAGAATTTGGCCTAAACAAATAA
- the cimA gene encoding citramalate synthase, whose product MKKIKLYDTTLRDGSQAEGISYSVMDKIRIAEELDKFGIHFIEGGWPGSNPKDREFFEKISKAKLKNSKIAAFSMTRRPNIKTSQDTNIAALLKSGAQVITIVGKTWDFHVTEVLKTTLDENLKMIKDTVSFLVKKGFIVFYDAEHFFDAYKANQNYALKTLIAAQDAKASTICLCDTNGGSLPSQITATIKEIKHKIKVDLGIHCHNDAGVAIANSLAAIEAGANIVQGTINGYGERCGNADLIPIIANLKTKLDINCIPDTQLKQLTHLSHFVSEISNMRLKNEQPFVGDSAFAHKGGMHINAIMKNPKTYEHIDPSLVGNRRRILVSELGGKTGILLRAKDLNYDLSKGDKQTKKILELVQTLEHKGFQFEAAEASFQVLMQRALKKFDNFFELEGFRVVVEKIQDKKITSEAIIKLKVNGVKEHTAAEGDGPINALDNALRKALKDFYPTLAKMHLSDFKVRVLDEKAGTATPVRVLIQSQDTDDVWNTIGVHENIIEASWQALVDSIEYKLLKDNVK is encoded by the coding sequence ATGAAAAAAATAAAATTATACGATACCACATTGCGTGATGGTTCTCAGGCAGAAGGAATATCTTATTCAGTAATGGATAAAATACGTATTGCCGAAGAACTGGATAAATTTGGTATTCATTTTATTGAAGGCGGCTGGCCAGGCTCTAACCCCAAAGACAGGGAATTCTTTGAAAAAATAAGTAAAGCCAAGCTTAAAAACTCAAAAATTGCCGCTTTTAGCATGACCCGCAGGCCAAATATTAAAACTTCGCAAGATACCAATATTGCCGCGCTTTTAAAATCAGGGGCGCAAGTAATTACTATTGTAGGCAAAACCTGGGATTTCCATGTAACTGAAGTTTTAAAAACTACCCTTGATGAAAATCTGAAAATGATTAAAGATACTGTCAGCTTCCTGGTTAAAAAGGGTTTTATTGTATTTTATGATGCAGAGCATTTTTTTGACGCCTACAAAGCTAACCAAAATTACGCTTTAAAAACTTTAATTGCTGCTCAAGACGCAAAAGCAAGCACCATCTGTCTTTGCGATACTAATGGCGGTTCACTACCAAGCCAAATTACGGCTACGATAAAAGAAATTAAACACAAGATTAAAGTTGACTTAGGAATCCACTGCCATAATGACGCAGGAGTTGCGATTGCTAATTCCCTGGCGGCTATCGAAGCCGGGGCAAATATTGTTCAGGGCACGATTAACGGGTATGGAGAGAGATGCGGCAATGCCGATTTAATCCCAATCATCGCAAATTTAAAAACTAAATTAGATATTAATTGCATACCTGATACTCAATTAAAACAACTAACACATCTCTCACATTTTGTCAGTGAAATCAGTAACATGCGTCTGAAAAATGAACAGCCTTTTGTAGGAGATTCTGCTTTTGCGCATAAGGGCGGGATGCATATTAACGCGATAATGAAAAATCCAAAAACTTATGAGCATATCGACCCGTCTTTAGTAGGAAATCGGCGCAGAATTTTAGTCTCGGAATTAGGAGGCAAAACCGGTATTTTATTAAGAGCTAAGGATTTAAACTATGATTTAAGCAAAGGGGATAAGCAAACTAAAAAAATCCTGGAATTAGTGCAAACCTTAGAGCATAAAGGTTTTCAATTCGAAGCTGCTGAAGCATCTTTTCAAGTATTAATGCAGAGGGCGTTAAAGAAATTTGATAATTTCTTTGAGCTTGAAGGTTTTAGGGTAGTGGTTGAAAAAATCCAGGATAAGAAGATTACATCGGAAGCAATCATTAAATTAAAAGTAAACGGGGTTAAGGAACATACCGCCGCAGAAGGCGACGGCCCAATAAACGCATTGGACAATGCCCTGCGTAAAGCGCTTAAAGATTTTTACCCTACCCTTGCCAAAATGCATCTATCTGATTTTAAAGTGCGTGTTCTGGATGAAAAAGCCGGCACTGCTACCCCTGTACGCGTTTTAATTCAATCGCAGGACACAGATGATGTCTGGAATACAATCGGTGTACATGAAAACATAATTGAAGCCAGCTGGCAGGCCCTGGTAGATAGTATTGAGTACAAACTATTAAAAGACAATGTTAAATAA